In Synechococcus sp. RS9909, one genomic interval encodes:
- a CDS encoding iron uptake porin yields MRPVAAVLPRLVALSLVGGAGFEASPSANAAELNINAVSDYAISSQQVTSITQFSDVVPTDWAYQALSNLIERYGCVAGYPNGTYRGNRAMTRFEAAALLNACLDRVTEVTDELKRLIKEFEKELAILKGRVDGLEAKVGELEATQFSTTTKLKGQTTFITGAVNASGDNGSKVLPNGATRDVSSFSGNGLNGGAKAYNQEYGAFTFNYDQRLYFETSFTGKDLLLAYLRAGNFGKNNALNGGGINLTQLDVAYDSSSGTGSSNFLNIYRLWYRFPVGDQFTLIAGAVARNTEMLAMWPSVYNKGGVKTLEVFSLAGATGVYNKATGQMIGGYWKQATSKGDPAWSVSVNYVAQQGNTSDPNSGGIMTDRSEGNLLAQLGYSGPRFGAALGYRYGQCGTNFRHATEFTAANGYNNSCTATLANGASEPIASSTNSYAVNAYWQPQNSGWIPSVSAGWGYNQVSAANKVTGSPLNSQSWFTGIKWSDVGLKGNDLGFAVGQPVFATGLDGGSTPFDGNYAFELYYSFQVTDNIQVAPSVFYLSRPMGQFTSNLTRQGSGYDGNFSIFGGLVQTTFKF; encoded by the coding sequence ATGCGCCCTGTTGCTGCAGTTCTTCCACGTCTGGTGGCCCTATCGCTTGTCGGCGGCGCCGGGTTTGAGGCCAGCCCATCGGCCAACGCTGCCGAGCTGAACATCAACGCCGTTTCTGACTACGCCATTTCCAGTCAGCAGGTCACCAGCATCACCCAGTTTTCGGATGTGGTTCCGACCGACTGGGCCTACCAGGCGCTGAGCAACCTGATCGAGCGCTACGGCTGCGTTGCCGGTTACCCCAACGGCACCTATCGCGGCAACCGGGCGATGACCCGCTTTGAAGCGGCCGCCCTGCTCAACGCCTGTCTCGACCGCGTCACCGAAGTGACCGACGAGCTCAAGCGCCTGATCAAGGAATTCGAGAAGGAGCTCGCCATTCTCAAGGGCCGCGTCGATGGCCTTGAAGCCAAAGTGGGTGAATTGGAAGCGACCCAGTTCTCCACCACCACCAAACTGAAGGGGCAGACCACCTTCATCACCGGCGCCGTGAATGCCAGTGGTGATAACGGATCGAAGGTTCTGCCCAACGGGGCGACGCGCGATGTCAGCAGCTTCAGTGGCAATGGCCTCAATGGTGGTGCCAAGGCTTACAACCAGGAGTATGGCGCTTTCACCTTCAATTACGATCAGCGTCTTTACTTTGAGACCAGTTTCACGGGGAAAGATCTACTGCTGGCTTACCTCCGTGCCGGTAATTTCGGTAAGAACAACGCTCTCAACGGTGGTGGGATCAATCTCACCCAGCTGGATGTGGCCTATGACAGTTCAAGTGGAACTGGCTCCAGCAATTTCCTGAACATCTATCGCCTCTGGTATCGCTTCCCGGTGGGAGATCAGTTCACGCTCATCGCTGGTGCTGTAGCCCGAAACACGGAAATGTTGGCGATGTGGCCCTCGGTGTATAACAAAGGCGGCGTGAAAACCCTTGAGGTGTTTTCGCTTGCTGGTGCAACCGGTGTCTACAACAAGGCCACGGGGCAGATGATTGGCGGCTACTGGAAACAAGCCACCAGCAAGGGTGACCCAGCCTGGAGCGTGTCGGTGAACTATGTCGCTCAACAAGGCAACACATCGGATCCCAACAGTGGCGGAATCATGACCGATCGCTCGGAAGGCAATCTGTTGGCTCAGCTTGGCTACAGCGGACCTCGATTCGGTGCGGCCCTGGGCTATCGCTACGGTCAGTGCGGCACTAACTTCCGCCATGCCACGGAATTTACGGCTGCCAATGGGTACAACAACAGTTGCACCGCCACCCTGGCTAATGGGGCCTCGGAGCCGATCGCGAGCTCCACGAACAGCTATGCCGTGAATGCCTACTGGCAGCCTCAGAACAGTGGCTGGATTCCTTCTGTGTCGGCGGGTTGGGGATACAACCAGGTGAGCGCTGCCAACAAAGTGACGGGTTCGCCCCTCAACAGTCAGAGCTGGTTTACTGGCATCAAATGGTCGGATGTGGGCCTGAAAGGGAACGACCTGGGCTTCGCCGTGGGCCAGCCTGTGTTTGCCACCGGCCTCGATGGCGGTTCCACTCCCTTTGATGGCAACTATGCCTTCGAGTTGTATTACTCCTTCCAGGTGACCGACAACATCCAGGTTGCGCCCAGCGTGTTCTATCTGTCGCGTCCGATGGGCCAGTTCACCTCCAATCTCACCCGCCAGGGGAGCGGCTACGACGGCAACTTCAGTATTTTCGGCGGCCTGGTTCAAACCACCTTCAAATTCTGA
- a CDS encoding iron uptake porin translates to MKLFQQLLVAPAALGLLAPVAANAAELNINGVSDYAASGEQVTSITQFSDVYPTDWAYQALSNLIERYGCVAGYPNGTYRGQRAMTRFEAAALLNACLDRVTEVTDELKRLMKEFERELAILKGRVDGLEARVGELEATQFSTTTKLKGQTTFVTGAVNAGGNNGSQYIYRSRKFNIDGQAFTAAVRRKADSNGNVGKDAKNFSNTGRQGGANAYNANYGAFTFNYDQRLAFDTSFTGKDKLYARLRAGNFTKSSNAFAGAGVNLTALDIATDSGVNNTVSNAVVLDRLYYKFPVGKEFTVYAGGLIRNTEMVALWPSVYNKGGAKILDWTALMGTSGVYNKETGQGIGAYWKQNTKKGANAFSVSVNYVADDGNGNTTNPNSGGFMTDNSEASFLAQIGYGGPEWGAAFAYRYGQCDSGNGLRRGTSFVKFDGTWNNNCNQLAYTTPNNSDFYDKLAKSTGNRVSGSTNSYALNAYWQPKNAGWIPSFSVGWAINQNTTSNKLPGSPVTSQSWMVGMKWDDVFLKGNDFGFAFGQPTFATNLEGAKRNKFDNFVSTTPFDGNYVFEWYYNFQVTDNIAVTPAIFYMSRPLGQNTRNLVQNGQGYDGQFNLWGGLIQTTFKF, encoded by the coding sequence ATGAAACTTTTCCAGCAACTGCTGGTGGCGCCTGCTGCCCTGGGCCTTCTGGCTCCTGTGGCGGCAAATGCTGCTGAGCTGAACATCAACGGTGTGTCTGACTACGCCGCTTCCGGCGAGCAGGTCACCAGCATCACCCAGTTCTCGGATGTGTATCCGACCGACTGGGCCTACCAGGCCCTGAGCAATCTGATCGAGCGCTACGGCTGCGTTGCCGGTTACCCCAACGGCACCTACCGCGGTCAGCGCGCCATGACGCGCTTTGAAGCGGCCGCCCTGCTGAACGCCTGTCTCGACCGCGTCACCGAAGTGACCGACGAGCTCAAGCGCCTGATGAAGGAATTCGAGCGTGAACTGGCGATCCTCAAGGGTCGTGTGGATGGCCTCGAGGCCCGCGTTGGCGAACTGGAAGCGACCCAGTTCTCCACCACCACCAAACTGAAGGGTCAGACCACCTTCGTGACCGGTGCTGTCAACGCTGGTGGCAACAACGGTTCCCAGTACATCTACCGCAGCCGCAAGTTCAACATTGACGGTCAGGCCTTCACGGCTGCCGTACGTCGTAAGGCCGATAGTAACGGCAACGTTGGCAAGGACGCCAAAAACTTCAGCAATACTGGCCGTCAGGGTGGCGCGAACGCCTACAACGCCAACTACGGCGCTTTCACCTTCAACTACGACCAACGTCTGGCGTTCGACACCAGCTTCACCGGTAAGGACAAGCTGTATGCCCGTCTGCGCGCTGGCAACTTCACCAAGAGCAGCAACGCCTTCGCTGGCGCCGGTGTGAACCTCACCGCTCTGGACATCGCCACCGATTCCGGTGTGAACAACACCGTGAGCAACGCGGTGGTCCTTGACCGCTTGTACTACAAGTTCCCGGTCGGCAAAGAGTTCACCGTCTACGCCGGTGGTTTGATTCGTAACACCGAAATGGTGGCTCTCTGGCCTTCTGTGTACAACAAGGGTGGCGCCAAGATCCTCGACTGGACTGCTCTGATGGGCACCAGTGGTGTGTACAACAAGGAGACCGGTCAGGGTATTGGTGCTTACTGGAAGCAGAACACCAAGAAGGGCGCCAACGCCTTCAGTGTGTCGGTCAACTACGTGGCTGACGATGGCAATGGTAATACCACCAATCCCAACAGCGGTGGCTTCATGACCGACAACTCGGAAGCCAGCTTCCTGGCTCAGATCGGTTACGGCGGACCTGAGTGGGGTGCGGCTTTTGCCTATCGTTACGGCCAGTGTGATTCCGGCAACGGCCTGCGTCGCGGTACCAGCTTCGTCAAGTTTGATGGCACTTGGAACAACAACTGCAACCAGCTCGCTTACACAACCCCGAACAATTCGGACTTCTACGACAAGCTGGCGAAATCAACCGGTAACCGTGTGAGCGGTAGCACCAACAGCTACGCCCTGAACGCCTACTGGCAGCCCAAGAACGCTGGCTGGATCCCCTCCTTCTCCGTGGGTTGGGCGATCAACCAGAACACCACCAGCAACAAGCTGCCCGGTTCCCCGGTCACCAGCCAGAGCTGGATGGTGGGCATGAAGTGGGATGACGTGTTCCTCAAGGGCAACGACTTCGGCTTCGCCTTCGGTCAGCCCACCTTCGCGACCAATCTGGAGGGCGCTAAGCGCAACAAGTTCGATAACTTTGTGAGCACCACTCCCTTCGATGGCAACTATGTCTTCGAGTGGTACTACAACTTCCAGGTGACCGACAACATCGCTGTGACCCCAGCGATCTTCTACATGTCCCGTCCCCTCGGCCAGAACACCCGCAATCTGGTTCAGAACGGCCAGGGTTACGACGGTCAGTTCAACCTCTGGGGCGGTCTGATCCAGACCACCTTCAAGTTCTGA
- a CDS encoding iron uptake porin, with amino-acid sequence MKLFQQLLVAPAALGLLAPLAVDATKPANAAELNINGVSDYASSSEQVTSITQFSDVYPTDWAYQALSNLIERYGCVAGYPNGTYRGNRAMTRFEAAALLNACLDRVTEVTDELKRLIKEFEKELAILKGRVDGLEAKVGELEATQFSTTTKLKGKTTFVIGANTFGGDAKNVNVFNADGELVGGYPLPKSTTVRGIFDKAITAAGGTKNTEKMATLANSNLGATVFNYDQQLDLDTSFTGKDLLKVRLRTGNFQNSAFGFNASTGIGSPFGGTFATASGMEIAFEEGTIGNAISVNRLFYQFPVGSDFTVTAGGVVRQDDMLAVWPSAYPADSVLDFFTYAGAPGTYNLNLGSGAGIWWQKDAFSISANYVSANGNDGNPNVGGIATDGAAGTGTVQVAYAKDNWGLAAAYNYSSQNWGNLYQSTGTPLATQVGTLGNTNSVGVSAWWTPENAGWIPSISTGWGLNSTSGAKDTTLLGYDFDSATTQSWYVGLQWADVFLKGNSAGMAVGQQGFVTSLGLGSNKTFSGSQASDAEDVLVRDGQYAWEWWYMFQVTDNISVTPAIFYLSRPLGTATQGVSYNQFGGLVKTTFKF; translated from the coding sequence ATGAAACTTTTCCAGCAACTGCTGGTGGCGCCTGCAGCCCTGGGCCTTCTGGCTCCACTGGCTGTTGACGCCACCAAGCCCGCGAACGCTGCTGAGCTGAACATCAACGGCGTTTCCGACTACGCCAGCTCCAGCGAGCAGGTCACCAGCATCACCCAGTTTTCTGACGTTTATCCGACCGACTGGGCCTACCAGGCGCTGAGCAACCTGATCGAGCGCTACGGCTGCGTTGCCGGTTACCCCAATGGCACCTACCGGGGCAACCGGGCGATGACCCGCTTTGAAGCGGCCGCTCTGCTGAACGCCTGTCTCGACCGCGTCACCGAAGTGACCGACGAGCTCAAGCGTCTGATCAAGGAATTCGAGAAGGAGCTCGCCATTCTCAAGGGCCGCGTCGATGGCCTCGAAGCCAAAGTGGGCGAACTGGAAGCGACCCAGTTCTCCACCACCACCAAACTGAAGGGCAAAACCACCTTCGTGATCGGCGCCAACACCTTCGGTGGTGATGCCAAAAACGTCAATGTGTTTAATGCCGACGGCGAGTTGGTGGGTGGTTACCCCTTGCCAAAGTCAACAACTGTTCGTGGAATCTTCGATAAAGCCATCACTGCGGCTGGCGGTACGAAGAACACCGAAAAAATGGCCACCTTGGCCAACTCCAACCTGGGCGCCACGGTCTTCAACTACGACCAGCAGCTGGATCTCGACACCAGCTTCACGGGTAAGGATCTTTTGAAGGTACGTCTGCGCACCGGCAACTTCCAGAACAGCGCCTTCGGCTTCAATGCTTCCACGGGCATTGGTAGTCCCTTCGGCGGCACCTTTGCCACGGCTTCCGGCATGGAGATCGCCTTCGAGGAAGGTACGATCGGCAACGCGATCAGCGTCAATCGCCTCTTCTACCAGTTCCCCGTCGGCAGCGACTTCACCGTCACCGCTGGTGGTGTTGTGCGTCAGGACGACATGCTGGCGGTGTGGCCGAGCGCCTATCCGGCTGACAGCGTCCTCGATTTCTTCACCTATGCCGGTGCACCTGGCACCTACAACCTGAACCTCGGTTCCGGTGCTGGTATCTGGTGGCAGAAAGATGCCTTCAGCATCAGTGCCAACTATGTGTCAGCCAACGGCAATGACGGCAACCCCAACGTTGGCGGTATTGCTACCGATGGAGCTGCTGGAACCGGAACTGTTCAGGTCGCTTATGCCAAGGACAACTGGGGTCTGGCGGCTGCCTACAACTACAGCTCGCAGAACTGGGGCAACCTGTATCAGAGTACGGGCACACCCCTGGCCACGCAGGTGGGCACCCTCGGCAACACCAACTCGGTGGGCGTGAGCGCCTGGTGGACGCCCGAAAACGCCGGTTGGATACCGTCGATTTCCACCGGTTGGGGTCTGAACAGCACCAGTGGTGCCAAAGACACCACGCTGCTGGGCTATGACTTTGACAGTGCGACCACCCAGTCCTGGTATGTGGGTCTGCAATGGGCTGACGTGTTCCTGAAAGGGAACAGCGCCGGTATGGCTGTGGGTCAGCAGGGCTTCGTGACCTCCCTGGGTCTCGGCAGCAACAAGACCTTCTCCGGCAGTCAGGCCTCAGACGCTGAAGATGTGTTGGTGCGTGACGGTCAGTACGCCTGGGAATGGTGGTACATGTTCCAGGTCACCGACAACATTTCGGTCACCCCAGCCATCTTCTATTTGAGCCGTCCCCTGGGTACGGCGACTCAAGGCGTCTCCTACAACCAGTTCGGCGGTCTGGTGAAGACCACCTTCAAGTTCTGA